A genomic segment from Bacillus marinisedimentorum encodes:
- the cudC gene encoding choline uptake/conversion transcriptional regulator CudC: MNESTERSKMKIEEAKNKVIGTIAETMDLYGVTPAAANLYATMYFKNQMTLDEMRTELGMSKPSMSTSVRKLQEIEMVKKTFTRGSRKHTYVAEKNFFRSFMAFYCQMWEREVKMNMEAIEEAQEDFINVIKDSASTPEIVAEAKEYYDQLEESKTYYHWLEDLVASIKSGKIFEFIPKDNQD, translated from the coding sequence ATGAACGAATCCACTGAAAGATCGAAAATGAAAATAGAAGAAGCCAAAAATAAAGTCATTGGCACCATTGCAGAAACAATGGATTTGTATGGGGTAACACCAGCTGCAGCAAATTTATATGCGACGATGTACTTTAAAAATCAGATGACTCTTGATGAAATGCGTACGGAGCTCGGAATGAGCAAACCGAGTATGAGTACGAGCGTCCGCAAACTCCAGGAAATCGAAATGGTGAAAAAAACATTTACACGCGGTTCCAGAAAACACACCTATGTCGCTGAAAAAAACTTCTTCCGTTCCTTTATGGCGTTCTACTGCCAAATGTGGGAACGCGAAGTGAAAATGAATATGGAAGCAATTGAGGAAGCGCAAGAAGATTTTATCAATGTCATCAAAGATTCCGCCAGCACGCCAGAAATTGTTGCAGAGGCAAAAGAATACTATGATCAGTTAGAAGAATCCAAAACATACTATCACTGGCTGGAAGACTTAGTTGCAAGCATAAAAAGCGGCAAGATATTCGAATTTATACCTAAAGATAACCAGGATTGA
- a CDS encoding DMT family transporter, with product MRFAGVGLVMLAAIFWGISGGIADILMNKGWDPIVISLYRGAVGFIFFSAWLLFRFRQNWVFSTRLSLWSLLAGVGVAGNFTFYFLSIQASSIAVAATLMYTAPLFVLLISFLFRIERSTWFKWGCIFSVLIGIILLTGAYNTESMSVSFLGTATGLASGLSYALFIFGFKNASSMENEKPQTILTIAFFSFCLILILLTDNEEAVSVLTSSDIGWFLLLGILGAGISFIFYVIGIRWTAPSTASMVAMVEPVTASLFGVLLLGDHLTLIQLLGMALILVTITILSVKQAG from the coding sequence ATGAGATTTGCAGGTGTAGGCTTAGTTATGCTAGCCGCTATATTTTGGGGCATTAGTGGCGGGATTGCCGATATTTTAATGAACAAGGGCTGGGATCCCATTGTGATTTCACTTTACCGGGGGGCTGTTGGATTTATATTTTTTTCCGCGTGGCTTCTCTTTCGCTTCAGACAAAATTGGGTCTTCTCCACTCGTTTATCCCTTTGGTCCTTACTAGCGGGTGTTGGTGTTGCTGGAAATTTCACTTTTTATTTTTTAAGTATCCAGGCCTCGAGCATTGCTGTTGCCGCTACGTTAATGTACACTGCACCTTTATTCGTCCTGTTAATCTCCTTTTTATTCCGAATTGAACGTTCGACCTGGTTTAAATGGGGATGCATTTTCAGTGTACTTATTGGGATTATCCTGCTTACAGGTGCCTACAACACCGAATCGATGTCAGTGAGTTTTCTGGGGACGGCAACCGGGCTCGCTTCTGGGCTCTCCTATGCTTTGTTTATATTCGGGTTTAAAAATGCCTCTTCTATGGAAAATGAAAAACCGCAGACTATCTTAACGATCGCTTTTTTTTCATTTTGTCTCATCCTTATTCTTTTGACGGACAATGAAGAAGCAGTCAGTGTGTTGACGTCAAGCGACATAGGATGGTTTCTGCTATTAGGGATTCTGGGTGCTGGAATTTCATTTATATTTTATGTGATCGGCATTCGATGGACTGCCCCGTCAACTGCTTCAATGGTCGCTATGGTAGAGCCGGTGACAGCTTCATTATTTGGCGTTTTGCTTCTCGGAGATCATTTGACCCTCATTCAACTTCTTGGAATGGCACTCATCCTGGTTACGATCACCATACTTAGTGTGAAGCAGGCAGGCTGA
- a CDS encoding cupin domain-containing protein: MSNGNNPYQNPYYANGAAYNGDWMARNHQPVVDAILSGLKYETSAIDLYSRLVKVAPDDKHKKDIRRALEDEKSHLRQLTDLYTALTGSQPVYRAKKIRFDTYEEGLEKAHEIILKGCEEYRSRYYVTDHPLIRDVFSRAFTDERRHAAQFGSLRSSNEARIQLQDYGANPFAVNIDEATRQNTNFRTALWTGSNMQVTLMSLNPGEDIGLEVHPEGDQFIRVEQGQGVVQMGDRPDNLDFEEMVEDDFAMMIPEGKWHNLTNTGNIPLKVYVIYAPPEHPFGTVHETKADAMAAEGRNRRYY, encoded by the coding sequence ATGTCTAATGGTAATAACCCGTACCAAAATCCTTACTATGCCAACGGAGCAGCTTATAACGGAGACTGGATGGCAAGGAATCACCAGCCTGTGGTTGATGCAATTCTTTCCGGTCTCAAATATGAAACGTCAGCGATTGATTTATACAGCCGATTAGTGAAAGTAGCGCCGGATGACAAACATAAAAAGGACATACGGCGTGCTTTGGAGGATGAGAAGTCTCATTTAAGGCAATTGACTGACCTGTATACAGCTCTGACAGGAAGCCAGCCTGTGTACCGGGCCAAAAAAATTCGTTTTGACACGTATGAGGAAGGGTTGGAAAAAGCCCATGAAATAATATTGAAGGGCTGTGAAGAATATCGGAGCCGTTATTATGTGACAGATCATCCTCTTATCCGGGATGTGTTTTCGAGGGCTTTTACCGATGAAAGGAGGCATGCTGCACAATTCGGCTCCTTACGATCTTCCAATGAGGCAAGGATTCAATTACAGGATTATGGAGCAAATCCGTTCGCCGTAAATATTGATGAAGCTACCAGGCAAAATACGAATTTCCGTACTGCTTTATGGACAGGAAGTAATATGCAGGTTACACTGATGAGCCTTAATCCCGGAGAAGACATAGGACTTGAAGTTCATCCGGAAGGCGATCAATTCATCCGGGTTGAGCAAGGCCAGGGAGTTGTCCAAATGGGTGATCGTCCAGATAATCTTGATTTTGAAGAAATGGTCGAAGATGACTTTGCCATGATGATTCCTGAGGGCAAATGGCACAATCTGACGAACACTGGAAATATTCCGCTCAAGGTATACGTTATCTATGCGCCGCCCGAGCATCCATTCGGCACCGTCCATGAAACAAAAGCGGACGCAATGGCTGCGGAAGGAAGAAACCGCAGGTACTACTAA
- the betB gene encoding betaine-aldehyde dehydrogenase, whose product MSLKQQYINGEWVGAISGNTRDIINPFNQEVIAAVPEGDESDAKAAIAAARAAFDNGEWSSVPAAERGAIVRKIAELIERDKEELARLESLDTGKTVEESRWDMDDIAGVFRYYAELADKNSGELIESPVPNSISKVVHEPVGVCGQITPWNYPLLQASWKLAPALVTGNTLIMKPSEITPLTTIKVFELMEEAGVPAGVANLVLGAGHTVGAELSDNIDVDLISFTGGIDTGKKIMQAASVNVKKLALELGGKNPNIIFADADFEVAVDQALNGVFFHAGQICSAGTRLIVEESIHDEFVNALVDRVKKFKLGNGFDEDTQMGPLISAEHLAKVEKYVETGVKEGATLAVGGSRPEEPELQNGFFYLPTIFTDCKSDMSIVQDEAFGPVITVEKFRTEEEAIKLANDSIYGLAGGVWTNDIVKAERCAAKMRMGTVWINEFNLYFPHAPWGGFKQSGIGRELGRPGIEEYTETKHIYQNLKPEPINWF is encoded by the coding sequence GTGAGTCTAAAACAACAATACATAAATGGTGAATGGGTGGGAGCGATTTCAGGCAACACGCGTGATATTATTAATCCATTTAACCAGGAAGTGATTGCCGCTGTTCCAGAAGGTGATGAATCAGATGCAAAAGCGGCAATCGCTGCAGCAAGAGCGGCATTTGATAACGGAGAATGGTCTTCTGTTCCGGCAGCAGAAAGAGGCGCGATCGTCAGGAAAATTGCTGAATTAATAGAAAGAGATAAAGAAGAGCTTGCCAGACTGGAATCTTTAGATACTGGAAAAACAGTAGAGGAAAGCCGTTGGGATATGGATGATATCGCAGGAGTGTTCCGTTATTATGCAGAGCTGGCAGATAAAAATAGCGGGGAACTGATTGAGTCGCCAGTGCCGAACTCGATCAGTAAGGTCGTTCACGAACCTGTTGGTGTCTGTGGCCAGATTACACCCTGGAACTACCCATTGCTGCAAGCATCCTGGAAATTGGCTCCGGCATTAGTTACAGGTAACACACTGATTATGAAGCCAAGTGAAATTACACCACTTACGACGATCAAAGTATTCGAACTGATGGAAGAGGCAGGCGTGCCTGCTGGTGTCGCCAACCTTGTGCTTGGTGCCGGTCATACAGTTGGTGCAGAGCTTTCTGATAACATCGATGTGGACCTTATTTCTTTTACTGGCGGGATTGATACCGGGAAGAAGATTATGCAGGCAGCAAGCGTCAATGTGAAGAAGCTTGCGCTTGAACTGGGCGGGAAAAACCCGAACATCATCTTTGCTGATGCTGATTTCGAGGTGGCTGTTGACCAGGCATTGAACGGGGTATTCTTCCACGCAGGACAAATATGTTCCGCTGGGACAAGACTGATTGTAGAAGAAAGCATTCATGATGAGTTCGTCAACGCACTTGTTGATCGCGTGAAAAAATTCAAGCTCGGAAACGGATTTGACGAAGATACACAAATGGGTCCGCTTATTTCAGCTGAGCACCTTGCGAAAGTGGAAAAGTATGTAGAAACAGGTGTTAAAGAAGGTGCAACATTAGCCGTTGGCGGCAGCCGTCCGGAAGAGCCGGAACTGCAAAACGGATTTTTCTACCTTCCTACCATCTTTACAGACTGTAAATCAGATATGAGCATTGTCCAAGATGAAGCTTTTGGCCCTGTTATCACGGTTGAAAAATTCCGTACAGAAGAGGAAGCGATAAAGCTTGCGAATGACTCTATCTACGGACTTGCCGGCGGCGTTTGGACAAACGACATTGTAAAAGCTGAACGATGTGCAGCAAAGATGCGAATGGGCACTGTCTGGATTAATGAATTCAACCTCTACTTCCCGCATGCACCATGGGGCGGATTTAAGCAGTCCGGTATCGGGCGCGAGCTGGGAAGACCGGGTATTGAAGAATATACCGAAACAAAGCATATATACCAAAACCTTAAACCGGAACCGATCAACTGGTTTTAA
- a CDS encoding cell wall hydrolase has product MARVKYTDSDVALMARMMRAEAEGEGGLGMLMVGNVIVNRLKANCLDFKDLRSIRDVIFQVQGGNYSFEAVQKGNVFYNRARSTEKRLARQTLEYWRQHPSKYALWYFNPYGACPSQWYGQPFTGQFKQHCYYEPEANTCEGAYRW; this is encoded by the coding sequence ATGGCAAGAGTAAAATATACAGATAGCGACGTTGCTTTAATGGCAAGGATGATGAGGGCAGAAGCTGAAGGTGAAGGCGGGCTCGGGATGCTGATGGTTGGAAATGTGATTGTTAACCGGCTAAAAGCGAATTGCCTTGACTTCAAAGATTTAAGGTCAATACGGGATGTGATCTTCCAGGTGCAAGGAGGAAATTATTCTTTTGAAGCCGTTCAAAAAGGCAATGTTTTTTACAACAGGGCAAGAAGCACAGAAAAAAGGTTAGCCAGACAAACCCTGGAGTATTGGAGACAACATCCTTCCAAGTATGCCCTCTGGTATTTCAATCCGTACGGCGCATGTCCCTCTCAGTGGTACGGCCAGCCGTTTACAGGGCAATTTAAACAGCATTGTTATTATGAGCCGGAGGCAAATACGTGCGAAGGGGCTTATAGATGGTAG
- a CDS encoding CotY/CotZ family spore coat protein, producing MEGYRNENRCVKAVLEKIADAQRKITIDPREPSIQASIDESAKNKKNTIPFILYCGSKPFIAHGVMPSADYRRQKGSWLWFPTFLFRVKDIKGDCASLELLKLKEHPAFKTMNTNVECTPCCQLDYAEIDDLVPTGMHITVDVSCFSSIQCLPALYIVPAL from the coding sequence TTGGAAGGATACCGGAACGAAAATAGATGCGTGAAAGCCGTTTTGGAAAAAATAGCAGATGCTCAACGGAAAATTACTATCGATCCACGTGAGCCCTCTATACAGGCCTCAATTGACGAATCCGCTAAAAATAAGAAAAATACAATCCCATTCATCCTGTATTGCGGGTCAAAACCATTTATTGCACATGGTGTGATGCCTTCTGCAGATTATCGTCGGCAAAAAGGCAGTTGGCTCTGGTTTCCTACCTTTCTTTTTCGAGTGAAGGATATAAAAGGTGATTGCGCCTCTTTGGAATTATTAAAACTCAAAGAACACCCTGCATTCAAAACAATGAACACGAATGTGGAATGCACCCCTTGTTGTCAATTAGATTATGCAGAAATCGATGATTTGGTGCCAACAGGCATGCATATAACGGTCGATGTTTCATGTTTCAGTTCCATTCAATGCTTGCCGGCCTTATATATAGTTCCTGCCCTATAA
- a CDS encoding phage holin family protein, with product MDVMHYLNENYMFLVPVLWIIGIALKRTPKVPDWMIIWILFFVSLALAVFSFGFTPDAVVNAIIAAGVAVFGHQLVKQTKNK from the coding sequence ATGGATGTCATGCACTATTTAAATGAGAATTATATGTTCCTCGTGCCCGTGCTGTGGATTATTGGCATTGCCTTGAAGCGGACACCAAAAGTGCCGGATTGGATGATCATCTGGATCCTCTTTTTCGTATCACTCGCTCTCGCAGTCTTTTCTTTCGGTTTCACCCCTGATGCAGTCGTCAATGCGATCATTGCTGCAGGTGTGGCGGTGTTTGGGCATCAGCTGGTGAAACAGACGAAGAACAAATGA
- a CDS encoding DUF3992 domain-containing protein, producing the protein MNNGKNNHDNCCFNCCNEKDLVQDKICCDFSVAVGGTPTVVYGTNADQCDTLVASGTIKNCSQANMTVAFVRGANVDGTGGTAIRTAVIPPGGCFVFTIGRFDVIRATTANTEAAGPAQGELCLTPRYKL; encoded by the coding sequence GTGAATAACGGAAAGAACAATCATGACAATTGCTGCTTCAACTGCTGCAATGAAAAGGACCTTGTCCAGGATAAGATTTGCTGTGATTTTAGCGTAGCTGTAGGAGGTACGCCTACAGTGGTGTATGGCACAAATGCCGATCAGTGTGACACTCTTGTGGCTTCGGGAACGATCAAAAACTGCAGCCAGGCTAACATGACTGTTGCGTTTGTGAGAGGTGCAAACGTTGACGGGACCGGCGGGACTGCAATCAGAACAGCTGTTATCCCCCCAGGCGGATGTTTCGTATTCACGATCGGACGTTTTGATGTGATCCGTGCCACTACAGCCAACACTGAAGCGGCAGGACCTGCCCAGGGTGAACTTTGCCTCACTCCGCGTTATAAACTTTAA
- a CDS encoding glycine betaine ABC transporter substrate-binding protein: protein MDKGRKQLGLILALLMAAVLAACGSTSEENSEAKAEAQDTEGSNEELTIGQINWAENIAVTNMWKVVLEDKGYNVKLTSLDMGVTMSALESGDLDASLEVWLPVQDANYLEKYQDTVNFSEATWYDHAKVGLVVPTYLEEVNSIEDLNEHKDLFDGKITGFDPGAGTMEVTEQLIEEYNLDFELVPSSEPAMLAEIEKATAHEAPIVAPLWSPHWVFSKHDLKFLEDPKKTFGGVEKIHHATRHGFEEDYPKVSEWFKNWKMDDQQIGQLIDYVESAEDPMDGAKKWVDENQELIDEWVKE, encoded by the coding sequence ATGGACAAAGGGAGAAAACAACTTGGTTTAATCTTAGCACTGCTTATGGCTGCTGTACTGGCAGCATGCGGAAGCACTAGTGAGGAAAACAGTGAAGCAAAAGCAGAAGCTCAAGACACAGAAGGAAGTAATGAAGAATTGACGATTGGCCAAATTAACTGGGCCGAAAATATTGCAGTTACAAACATGTGGAAAGTGGTTTTAGAGGATAAGGGGTATAACGTAAAATTAACGTCATTGGACATGGGGGTTACGATGAGCGCGTTAGAAAGCGGTGACCTGGATGCCAGTTTAGAGGTATGGTTACCGGTCCAGGATGCTAATTATTTAGAAAAGTACCAGGATACTGTTAATTTTTCAGAAGCTACCTGGTATGATCATGCAAAGGTCGGGCTTGTTGTTCCAACCTATTTAGAAGAGGTTAATAGTATAGAAGACTTAAATGAACATAAAGATTTGTTTGATGGAAAAATTACCGGGTTCGACCCTGGCGCAGGTACGATGGAAGTCACCGAGCAATTAATTGAAGAGTACAATCTTGATTTTGAACTAGTGCCAAGTTCTGAACCTGCAATGTTAGCTGAGATCGAAAAAGCAACAGCACATGAAGCACCGATCGTGGCACCACTTTGGAGCCCGCACTGGGTATTCTCCAAGCATGACTTGAAGTTCCTTGAAGATCCGAAAAAGACATTTGGCGGAGTAGAGAAAATTCACCATGCGACGAGACACGGATTTGAAGAAGATTATCCTAAAGTGAGCGAATGGTTCAAAAACTGGAAGATGGATGATCAGCAAATCGGCCAGCTTATCGACTATGTAGAAAGTGCAGAAGATCCTATGGATGGGGCTAAGAAGTGGGTCGATGAGAACCAGGAGCTGATTGATGAGTGGGTAAAAGAATAG